The Mucilaginibacter yixingensis genome window below encodes:
- a CDS encoding efflux RND transporter periplasmic adaptor subunit: MKKIYLCIITPVAAMALASCGGNKSAQQNAALPPTPVSVATAREGEAVYYDQYQGTVVALNSVELRAQVSGYITGIFFKEGEVVQKGKPLYEIDRRKYQAAYDQAQANVVTAQANLVKAQKDIDRYNMLLKQDAVARQTVDNAEAVYAAAKSQVAVAKAGLESASTDLSYSVIKAPFTGRIGISQVKLGAQVTPGTTLLNTISSENPIGVDVVVNEQDISRFYKLQSHATDSTFRLVLSDNTIYNKPGKIFAIDRGVNNQTGTIKVRVQFDNSQDVLKDGMSAALKVLNDDSGHRVIIPYRAVTEQMGEFFVFKQQDTIALQKKITLGPRLKDSVVVMDGVTTGDKIITDGFQRLRDSGRVTLVDPSQLPAQGAASGKQGGAAGQQKKQ, from the coding sequence ATGAAAAAAATATATCTCTGCATCATTACCCCTGTAGCTGCCATGGCCCTCGCATCATGCGGTGGCAATAAATCGGCGCAACAAAATGCCGCCTTGCCGCCAACCCCGGTGTCGGTAGCTACCGCCCGCGAAGGCGAAGCCGTTTATTATGACCAGTACCAGGGCACCGTGGTGGCGCTTAACAGTGTTGAACTGCGTGCGCAGGTATCCGGCTATATCACTGGTATCTTTTTTAAGGAAGGTGAGGTAGTGCAGAAAGGCAAGCCGTTATATGAGATTGATCGCCGCAAATACCAGGCAGCGTATGATCAGGCACAGGCTAACGTAGTAACCGCCCAGGCCAACCTGGTGAAAGCACAAAAGGACATCGATCGTTACAACATGTTGCTAAAGCAGGATGCGGTTGCACGCCAAACGGTTGATAATGCCGAGGCAGTTTATGCGGCAGCCAAAAGCCAGGTAGCAGTAGCCAAAGCCGGGCTGGAATCGGCATCTACAGATCTGTCATACTCGGTTATCAAAGCACCGTTTACTGGTCGCATTGGTATCTCTCAGGTAAAGTTGGGTGCACAGGTTACGCCGGGTACTACTTTGTTGAACACTATCTCGTCAGAAAATCCAATAGGCGTAGATGTGGTGGTGAACGAGCAGGATATCTCTCGTTTCTATAAACTGCAATCGCACGCAACTGACAGCACGTTCCGTTTGGTGTTGTCTGATAATACCATTTACAACAAGCCGGGCAAGATCTTCGCTATTGACCGTGGCGTGAATAACCAGACCGGCACCATTAAAGTGCGTGTACAGTTTGATAACTCGCAGGATGTTTTGAAGGATGGCATGAGCGCCGCACTGAAAGTATTGAACGATGACTCGGGCCATCGTGTAATTATCCCTTACCGCGCTGTTACCGAGCAGATGGGCGAGTTTTTTGTGTTTAAACAACAAGATACTATTGCCCTGCAAAAGAAAATTACCCTCGGTCCGCGGTTAAAAGACAGTGTAGTGGTGATGGATGGCGTAACCACCGGCGATAAAATTATTACCGATGGTTTCCAGCGCTTGCGTGATAGTGGTCGCGTTACCCTGGTAGATCCGTCTCAATTGCCCGCTCAAGGCGCTGCCAGCGGCAAACAAGGTGGTGCAGCCGGTCAGCAGAAAAAACAATAA